A region from the Spirochaeta thermophila DSM 6192 genome encodes:
- a CDS encoding fumarylacetoacetate hydrolase family protein — translation MRKVVLPVAGTDETYTLRPSKIIALGLNYREHIAENITAEIVRSQELPEEPILFNKTPNVLIGPEDAIVLPAMAARYATPEDPERTDYEAELAVIIGRECRNISPEEAPGVIFGYTCFNDVSQRNIQKRDKSGWWRGKSFDTFGPIGPVIVPAREIPDPHALRIRCRLNGRVVQDGSTGDMIFRIPEIISFISRHMTLEEGDIIATGTPQGVGPLHPGDVVEVEIEGIGVLRNPVVAETP, via the coding sequence ATGAGGAAGGTCGTGCTGCCCGTTGCAGGGACGGATGAGACCTACACCCTTCGTCCCTCCAAGATCATTGCCCTGGGACTCAACTACAGGGAGCATATTGCAGAGAATATCACCGCTGAGATAGTGAGGTCCCAGGAGCTGCCGGAGGAGCCCATCCTTTTCAACAAGACCCCCAATGTGCTTATCGGGCCCGAGGATGCGATCGTACTCCCCGCGATGGCGGCCCGCTATGCTACCCCAGAGGATCCTGAGCGCACCGACTACGAGGCCGAGCTCGCGGTGATCATCGGGAGGGAGTGCAGGAACATCTCCCCTGAGGAGGCCCCAGGGGTGATCTTCGGCTACACGTGTTTCAACGACGTGAGCCAGCGGAACATCCAGAAGCGGGACAAGTCCGGCTGGTGGCGCGGCAAGTCCTTCGACACCTTCGGCCCCATCGGCCCCGTGATCGTGCCCGCCCGGGAGATCCCTGATCCACACGCCCTTCGGATTCGGTGTCGTCTCAACGGCAGGGTGGTCCAGGACGGGTCCACGGGGGACATGATCTTCAGGATTCCTGAGATCATCTCCTTCATTTCCCGACATATGACCCTGGAGGAAGGGGACATCATCGCCACCGGCACCCCGCAGGGGGTGGGTCCCCTCCATCCAGGCGATGTGGTGGAAGTGGAGATAGAAGGAATCGGAGTGCTCCGCAACCCTGTGGTGGCGGAGACACCCTGA
- a CDS encoding queuosine precursor transporter: MTNELLWFLMLTATFVSVILLYRTMGKVGLFLWIPVSVIIANIQVVKTITLFGLTATLGNIVYASTFLVTDILSEIYGTREARKAVVMGFVSLLAMIVLTQFALWFVPGPDDFSQEHLEAIFSLMPRIVLASLVAYLVSQFHDVWAFHFWKERFPSWLWFRNNASTMVSQLLDSAIFSFLAFTGVYPFGVVVEIAVTTYLFKWIVAALDTPFLYLATWLRRRDLVPGE; the protein is encoded by the coding sequence ATGACAAACGAACTCCTCTGGTTTCTCATGCTCACTGCTACCTTTGTGAGTGTGATCCTGCTCTACCGGACGATGGGGAAGGTCGGACTCTTCCTATGGATTCCGGTGAGCGTGATCATCGCGAACATCCAGGTGGTGAAGACGATCACGCTCTTCGGGCTTACCGCCACGCTCGGCAACATCGTGTATGCCTCCACCTTCCTCGTCACCGACATCCTCTCCGAGATCTACGGCACACGGGAGGCGAGAAAGGCGGTGGTGATGGGCTTCGTGAGCCTGCTCGCGATGATCGTGCTCACCCAGTTCGCCCTCTGGTTCGTGCCCGGTCCGGACGATTTCTCGCAGGAACACTTGGAGGCGATCTTCTCCCTCATGCCGAGGATCGTCCTCGCGAGCCTGGTGGCCTACCTCGTTTCCCAGTTCCACGACGTGTGGGCCTTCCACTTCTGGAAGGAGCGGTTCCCCTCCTGGCTCTGGTTCAGGAACAACGCGAGCACCATGGTGAGCCAGCTCCTCGACAGCGCGATTTTCTCGTTCCTCGCCTTTACAGGGGTGTACCCGTTCGGGGTGGTGGTGGAGATAGCCGTCACCACCTATCTGTTCAAGTGGATCGTGGCTGCCCTCGACACGCCTTTCCTCTATCTTGCCACGTGGCTCAGGCGACGAGATCTCGTCCCCGGGGAGTAG
- a CDS encoding ankyrin repeat domain-containing protein, with amino-acid sequence MRVAVFFHPGDEEIATKVLRVMKELGISGAAYRIHPWWKDDAADRLLGVLNASTHILLVVPPSIDERSGDLSWLFFLAGFCVAKTRYVYYLVLEGRVHVPPFLRSIEGITSLEGVRSAFLRGKEEWLAEQEQEKARLFLKEQDIPLSAEGFIECVKKEKVDALEKFFLLGFSPDTCDRKGVPALCHAVRVRSLEVVNLLLAHGADVNAVSGDRGNTAIMDAAADGNREIVVRLLQEDPDLDVQSKNGQTALILAIGQGALDIAELLVDRGADVTLRDSLGMTARRYAELFRYHDLARKIKEREYDFQKA; translated from the coding sequence ATGAGAGTGGCGGTGTTCTTTCACCCGGGGGACGAGGAGATTGCCACGAAGGTGCTCAGGGTGATGAAGGAGCTGGGCATCTCGGGAGCGGCTTACAGGATCCATCCTTGGTGGAAGGATGATGCGGCGGACAGACTCCTCGGTGTGCTCAATGCGAGTACGCACATCCTCCTGGTCGTCCCCCCCTCCATAGACGAGCGGAGCGGCGATCTCTCCTGGTTGTTCTTCCTCGCCGGTTTCTGCGTGGCCAAGACCCGGTACGTCTACTATCTCGTACTCGAGGGGAGGGTGCACGTCCCCCCCTTTCTCCGGAGCATAGAGGGGATCACCTCGTTGGAGGGGGTGCGGTCGGCGTTCCTTCGTGGGAAAGAGGAGTGGTTGGCCGAACAGGAACAGGAGAAGGCGAGGCTTTTCCTCAAGGAGCAGGACATCCCTCTCTCCGCGGAAGGATTCATTGAGTGCGTGAAGAAGGAGAAGGTCGATGCACTGGAGAAGTTCTTCCTTCTGGGGTTCTCTCCCGATACGTGTGACAGGAAGGGGGTCCCGGCCCTCTGTCATGCGGTGAGGGTGCGGTCGCTCGAGGTGGTGAACCTGCTCCTCGCTCACGGGGCCGATGTGAATGCGGTCTCCGGGGACAGGGGGAACACCGCGATCATGGATGCGGCCGCGGACGGCAACAGGGAGATTGTGGTACGTCTCCTGCAGGAGGACCCGGATCTCGACGTGCAGAGCAAGAACGGGCAGACGGCGCTCATACTCGCCATCGGTCAGGGGGCCCTCGATATCGCCGAGTTGCTGGTGGACCGGGGCGCGGATGTCACGCTGAGGGATTCGCTCGGGATGACTGCCCGCAGGTATGCAGAGCTCTTCCGCTATCACGATCTCGCACGGAAGATCAAGGAGAGGGAGTATGACTTCCAGAAGGCGTAA
- a CDS encoding UPF0164 family protein gives MKHPLLYTLILLLIGTTPPALFPEEFSTTYGNIAETLSALSDPNTGLTIFPLLSIPIGGEYQAMGTAYTALTRHASFIDANPAASAALPLTELALYHNDWIADTNIEGVVYTIRFDDLGIGAAGKFLYVPFTQYDAWGNRLATGYYSETVIGFNVAYNFFSSYDFFGIAAGITPKIAIRSIPSVFYADQSAFAFMADIGILTKVNFLKFYSSRNKNLSFGLVIKNLGIEILAPTREPLPTALTTGLGYSPIRPLTIAFDFTLPFNLIPDVPAEAPSYATGVALTLTDFLTMQTGLLLKGGNPRISMGTLFTMKDLSIQTTYVLDMTTQFVPLDRLSVNLTLNLGDNGRAALQAEVDRYYLQALEAYARGDLETTIALCEKALALDPDFTPARKTLLLAEESRELQKRMLELQQIEG, from the coding sequence ATGAAACACCCACTCCTGTATACTCTCATCCTTCTCCTTATCGGCACAACGCCCCCAGCCCTTTTCCCGGAAGAATTCTCCACCACCTACGGCAACATCGCCGAAACCCTCTCCGCCCTCTCCGATCCGAACACCGGGCTCACCATATTCCCCTTGCTCAGCATCCCCATAGGCGGAGAGTACCAAGCCATGGGCACCGCCTACACCGCCCTCACCCGTCACGCGAGCTTCATCGACGCCAACCCCGCCGCCTCCGCCGCGCTCCCTCTCACCGAGCTCGCGCTCTACCACAACGACTGGATCGCCGACACGAACATAGAAGGCGTCGTCTACACCATCCGCTTCGACGACCTCGGCATCGGCGCTGCAGGCAAGTTCCTCTACGTCCCCTTCACCCAGTACGACGCCTGGGGCAACCGCCTCGCCACAGGATACTACAGCGAGACCGTGATCGGCTTCAACGTGGCCTACAACTTCTTCTCTTCCTATGACTTCTTCGGCATCGCAGCAGGCATCACCCCCAAGATCGCCATCAGATCCATCCCATCCGTGTTCTACGCCGACCAGTCGGCCTTCGCCTTCATGGCGGACATAGGGATCCTCACCAAGGTCAACTTCCTCAAGTTCTATTCCTCCCGAAACAAGAACCTCTCGTTCGGACTCGTGATCAAGAACCTCGGCATCGAGATACTCGCACCCACGAGGGAACCCCTCCCCACCGCCCTCACCACCGGACTGGGCTACTCACCCATCCGCCCCCTCACCATCGCCTTCGACTTCACCCTCCCCTTCAACCTCATCCCCGACGTACCCGCCGAGGCCCCCTCCTACGCCACCGGGGTGGCCCTCACCCTCACCGACTTCCTCACCATGCAGACAGGCCTCCTTCTCAAAGGAGGCAATCCACGCATCTCCATGGGCACCCTCTTCACCATGAAGGACCTCTCCATCCAGACCACCTATGTGCTGGACATGACCACCCAGTTCGTCCCCCTCGACAGGCTCAGCGTGAACCTCACCCTCAACCTCGGCGACAACGGGAGGGCCGCACTCCAGGCCGAAGTCGACCGGTACTATCTCCAAGCCCTCGAAGCCTACGCCCGGGGCGACCTCGAGACCACCATAGCCCTCTGTGAAAAGGCCCTCGCCCTCGACCCCGACTTCACCCCGGCACGAAAGACCCTCCTCCTCGCCGAAGAGAGCCGCGAGCTCCAGAAACGGATGCTCGAACTTCAGCAGATAGAAGGTTAA
- a CDS encoding tetratricopeptide repeat protein produces the protein MRYMGVRLLLWCLLVFLVGGVVYAGGQGEDALETARRLIEEKRYNRAIEIITQVMREDPDRMEEAEALLARVRMVRGDFNALYAELIEVLYVQRDVERALRIIEELEGMDEEPDPAVRESLARAKETARFVYNQDRFREIMEEGARLLNAGRYAEAVRLYREGFGLYREEFFSSQYGNVILDEVGRVVSRLDGIVGGLSEVLADFDDAWKGYAAVVEGGGVDEVVEGYEAFREAAFRLAAARREVFRLGRVVAWENLRVMESAGLEREDFFLGFMQRLVLGRMQVREREGVLGALERALLEGLGGVTAGLERRLEGVVEEGFGGGAVWADVVRLAGVMVRVQECWGASGVWERGGMGEWEREVVGRGGRVVLLGRAYGAVARAMERLGEVRGWGSLRGMWMCGSRRCGSGWPGCGG, from the coding sequence GTGAGGTACATGGGTGTGAGGCTGCTCCTGTGGTGTCTCCTCGTCTTCCTGGTGGGGGGGGTGGTGTATGCAGGTGGGCAGGGGGAGGATGCGCTCGAAACGGCCCGGCGTCTGATAGAGGAGAAGCGGTACAACAGGGCGATAGAGATCATCACGCAGGTGATGCGGGAGGATCCCGATCGGATGGAGGAGGCTGAGGCCCTTCTCGCACGGGTGCGGATGGTGCGGGGGGATTTCAACGCCCTGTATGCCGAGCTCATCGAGGTGCTCTATGTCCAGAGGGATGTGGAGCGGGCCCTCAGGATCATCGAAGAGCTGGAGGGAATGGACGAGGAACCGGATCCGGCGGTGAGGGAGTCGCTCGCGAGGGCCAAGGAGACGGCCCGGTTCGTGTACAATCAGGATCGGTTCAGGGAGATCATGGAGGAGGGGGCCCGGCTCCTCAATGCAGGGAGATACGCCGAGGCGGTCCGGCTCTATCGGGAGGGGTTCGGGCTCTACCGGGAGGAGTTCTTCTCCTCGCAGTATGGGAATGTGATACTCGACGAGGTGGGCAGGGTGGTCTCACGGTTGGACGGGATCGTAGGCGGGCTCTCCGAGGTGCTGGCCGATTTTGATGATGCCTGGAAGGGGTATGCGGCTGTGGTCGAAGGGGGTGGGGTGGATGAGGTGGTGGAGGGGTATGAGGCTTTCAGAGAGGCTGCGTTCCGGCTGGCTGCTGCGAGGAGGGAGGTCTTCCGATTGGGGCGGGTGGTGGCGTGGGAGAACCTCCGGGTGATGGAGAGTGCAGGGCTGGAGCGGGAGGATTTCTTCCTGGGGTTCATGCAGCGGCTCGTCCTCGGACGGATGCAGGTGCGGGAACGGGAGGGGGTGCTGGGGGCCCTGGAGCGGGCCCTGCTCGAGGGGCTCGGAGGGGTAACGGCGGGGCTCGAGCGGAGGCTTGAGGGTGTGGTGGAGGAGGGGTTCGGAGGGGGGGCGGTGTGGGCGGATGTGGTGAGGCTCGCAGGGGTGATGGTGCGGGTGCAGGAGTGCTGGGGGGCCTCGGGGGTATGGGAGAGGGGGGGGATGGGGGAGTGGGAGCGGGAGGTCGTGGGGCGTGGGGGGAGGGTCGTGTTGCTGGGGAGGGCGTACGGGGCGGTGGCGAGGGCGATGGAGCGGTTGGGGGAGGTGCGGGGGTGGGGGAGCCTGAGGGGGATGTGGATGTGCGGCTCGCGGCGGTGCGGGAGCGGGTGGCCGGGGTGCGGGGGGTGA